A portion of the Pyxidicoccus xibeiensis genome contains these proteins:
- a CDS encoding HNH endonuclease: MSTTKRRRILGIIATDSTFERTEHRGREAWLGKCLHCNAHLLVGLDGEPISRATIEHIVPQTAGGTNALPNLGLACARCNQGKGSRHDPHYHRDPRVRELVERLLARRRERWRDPDGEDTE; this comes from the coding sequence ATGAGCACCACCAAGCGCCGCCGGATTCTCGGCATCATCGCCACGGACTCCACCTTCGAGCGCACCGAGCACCGGGGCCGCGAGGCGTGGCTGGGCAAGTGCCTGCACTGCAACGCGCACCTGCTGGTGGGCCTGGATGGCGAGCCCATCAGCCGCGCTACTATCGAGCACATCGTCCCGCAGACCGCCGGCGGCACGAATGCGCTGCCCAACCTCGGCCTGGCCTGTGCCCGCTGCAACCAGGGCAAGGGCAGCCGGCACGACCCGCACTACCACCGCGACCCGCGCGTGCGGGAGCTGGTGGAGCGGCTGCTCGCCCGTCGCCGCGAGCGCTGGCGCGACCCGGACGGCGAAGACACGGAGTGA
- the pdeM gene encoding ligase-associated DNA damage response endonuclease PdeM, whose protein sequence is MDARRCQVRVGGTLLELLPERALHWPETGTLAVADLHWGKTESFQQHGIPLPTGVLEDDLTRLSAALGATGARRLLLLGDLIHSRQGLTPALVQRLAAWRESHAAVELVLVRGNHDRHVKELPREWRLDVRESHADEGPFRFAHHPEPAPGRFVWAGHLHPMVRLSGGGDRLRLPCFHVGQAVGVLPAFSAFTGGLDVARRPRERVFAIAGPAVVEV, encoded by the coding sequence ATGGACGCGAGAAGATGCCAGGTCCGCGTAGGCGGCACCCTGCTGGAGCTGCTCCCCGAGCGCGCCCTGCACTGGCCCGAGACGGGCACGCTGGCGGTGGCGGACCTGCACTGGGGCAAGACGGAGAGCTTCCAGCAGCACGGCATCCCCCTGCCCACGGGCGTGCTGGAGGATGACCTCACGCGCCTGTCCGCCGCGCTCGGCGCCACTGGCGCGCGCCGGCTGCTGCTCCTGGGAGACCTCATCCACTCCCGTCAGGGGCTCACGCCCGCGCTCGTCCAGCGGCTGGCCGCCTGGCGCGAGTCCCATGCCGCGGTGGAGCTGGTGCTGGTGCGTGGCAACCATGACCGTCATGTGAAGGAGCTCCCCCGGGAGTGGCGCCTGGACGTGCGCGAGTCCCATGCGGACGAGGGCCCCTTCCGCTTCGCCCACCACCCCGAGCCCGCGCCCGGCCGCTTCGTGTGGGCAGGTCACCTCCATCCCATGGTGCGCCTGTCCGGTGGAGGCGACCGGCTCCGCCTCCCGTGCTTCCATGTGGGACAGGCGGTGGGCGTGCTGCCCGCCTTCAGCGCCTTCACCGGGGGGCTCGACGTCGCCCGCCGCCCCCGGGAGCGCGTCTTCGCCATCGCCGGGCCCGCGGTCGTCGAGGTGTAG
- a CDS encoding ligase-associated DNA damage response DEXH box helicase, which yields MPPTRPRSLRAQIAARRKALRSGNEGGGAPAQPGLPAKKRRPVRRRRRAAEDTRSEATGTPMERLRGWFESKGWAPYPFQEEAWAAYARGDSGLIHVPTGAGKTYAAYIGPLADVAEHGQKGLQVLYVTPLRAVSRDVEKALLEPLRVLDADIDVESRTGDTSSSVRQRQRERLPEVLITTPESLSVLLSHERASELFASLRSVIVDEWHELLGSKRGTQMELALARLRRFAPAVRTWALSATLANLDEAARHVVGTGRTATLVSSDVERPVEVDTLVPDSVDSFPWSGHLGFTMLARVAAWLEPEQSTLVFTNTRSQAERWFEGLRFARPEWEHLIALHHGSIDREERERVEAGLKDGALRIVVCTSSLDLGVDFGPVERVVQVGSPKGIGRTMQRAGRSAHRPGATCRILFVPTHALELVEMAAAREAIARREVEPRTPPGKPLDVLAQHLVTCAMGGGFTREALREEVRTAAAYTGLTDEEFEWTLALVREGGATLRAYPEFRRVVEHEGRFVVADSRIARLHRLNIGTITSNAVVQLRYWSGGRIGTIEENYISRLRPGDTFLFAGKRLEFSRFKDMTAYVKPAKAKATQTPRWNGSRLPLSSSLAAAVRRTLDSARHGDVTSDELAAAWPVLEAQERLSRIPAAGSLLAERCETRDGHHLFLYPFEGRLVHEGLAALLALRLTRLQKATFSLSVNDYGLELLTPAPFPFEEALRPALFSRERLVEDVLESVNVSELAKRQFRDIARVAGLVLPGLPGARKSTRQVQASSSLLYDVFLKYDPDNLLLVQARREVLEQQFEQGRLGRTLERLEKSPVELVHVRRPTPLGFPLVVERISASVSNESLLERVERLKERWTREDARSA from the coding sequence ATGCCCCCCACTAGGCCGCGCTCGCTGCGGGCGCAGATTGCGGCCCGCCGCAAGGCGCTGCGCTCCGGCAACGAGGGCGGCGGCGCCCCCGCGCAGCCAGGCCTCCCGGCGAAGAAGCGCCGCCCGGTGAGGCGCCGCCGCCGCGCCGCCGAGGACACCCGCTCCGAGGCCACGGGCACGCCGATGGAGCGGCTGCGTGGCTGGTTCGAGTCGAAGGGGTGGGCGCCCTATCCCTTCCAGGAGGAGGCCTGGGCCGCGTACGCACGTGGTGATAGCGGCCTCATCCACGTGCCCACGGGCGCGGGGAAGACGTACGCGGCGTACATCGGCCCGCTGGCGGACGTGGCGGAGCACGGCCAGAAGGGGCTCCAGGTCCTCTACGTGACGCCGCTGCGCGCGGTGTCCCGCGACGTGGAGAAGGCCTTGCTGGAGCCGTTGCGCGTGCTGGACGCGGACATCGACGTGGAGAGCCGCACCGGGGACACGTCCTCCTCCGTGCGCCAGCGCCAGCGCGAGCGGCTGCCCGAGGTGCTCATCACCACGCCGGAGTCCCTCTCCGTCCTCCTGTCCCATGAGCGGGCCTCGGAGCTGTTCGCCTCGCTGCGCTCCGTCATCGTGGACGAGTGGCACGAGCTGCTCGGCTCCAAGCGCGGCACGCAGATGGAGCTGGCCCTGGCGCGCCTGCGCCGCTTCGCCCCCGCCGTGCGCACCTGGGCGCTGTCCGCGACATTGGCCAACCTGGACGAGGCCGCGCGCCACGTGGTGGGCACCGGCCGCACGGCCACGCTGGTGAGCTCGGACGTGGAGCGCCCGGTGGAGGTGGACACGCTGGTGCCGGACTCGGTGGACTCGTTCCCCTGGTCGGGCCACCTGGGCTTCACCATGCTGGCCCGCGTGGCCGCGTGGCTGGAGCCGGAGCAGTCCACGCTCGTCTTCACCAACACGCGCTCCCAGGCGGAGCGCTGGTTCGAGGGCCTGCGCTTCGCCCGCCCCGAGTGGGAGCACCTCATCGCCCTCCACCACGGCTCCATCGACCGCGAGGAGCGCGAGCGCGTGGAGGCGGGCCTGAAGGACGGCGCGCTGCGAATCGTGGTGTGCACGTCCTCGCTGGACTTGGGCGTGGACTTCGGCCCCGTGGAGCGCGTGGTGCAGGTGGGCAGCCCCAAGGGCATCGGCCGGACGATGCAGCGCGCGGGCCGCAGCGCCCACCGCCCCGGCGCCACGTGCCGCATCCTCTTCGTCCCCACGCACGCGCTGGAGCTGGTGGAGATGGCCGCCGCGCGCGAGGCCATTGCCCGCCGCGAGGTGGAGCCCCGTACGCCGCCGGGCAAGCCCCTGGACGTGCTGGCCCAGCACCTGGTGACGTGCGCCATGGGCGGCGGCTTCACCCGCGAGGCCCTGCGGGAAGAAGTGCGCACCGCGGCGGCCTACACCGGCCTCACGGACGAGGAGTTCGAGTGGACGCTCGCCCTGGTGCGCGAGGGCGGCGCGACGCTGCGCGCCTACCCGGAGTTCCGCCGCGTGGTGGAGCACGAAGGCCGCTTCGTGGTGGCGGACTCGCGAATCGCCCGCCTGCACCGCCTCAACATCGGGACGATTACCTCCAACGCGGTGGTGCAGCTGCGCTACTGGAGCGGCGGCCGGATTGGCACCATCGAGGAGAACTACATCAGCCGGCTGCGCCCCGGGGACACCTTCCTCTTCGCGGGCAAGCGCCTGGAGTTCAGCCGCTTCAAGGACATGACGGCCTACGTGAAGCCGGCGAAGGCGAAGGCCACACAGACGCCGCGCTGGAATGGCAGCCGCCTGCCCCTGTCCAGCTCGCTGGCCGCCGCCGTGCGCCGCACGCTGGACTCCGCGCGCCATGGCGACGTCACCTCGGACGAGCTGGCCGCCGCGTGGCCCGTACTGGAAGCCCAGGAGCGGCTGTCACGCATCCCCGCCGCCGGCTCCCTGCTGGCGGAGCGGTGCGAGACGCGCGACGGCCACCACCTCTTCCTCTATCCCTTCGAGGGGCGGCTGGTGCACGAGGGCCTGGCCGCACTGCTGGCCCTGCGCCTCACCCGCCTGCAGAAGGCCACCTTCAGCCTGTCGGTGAATGACTACGGCCTGGAGCTGCTCACCCCGGCGCCCTTCCCCTTCGAGGAGGCGCTGCGCCCCGCCCTCTTCTCCCGGGAGCGGCTGGTGGAGGACGTGCTGGAGAGCGTCAACGTCAGCGAGCTGGCGAAGCGGCAGTTTCGCGACATCGCCCGCGTCGCGGGGCTGGTGCTGCCGGGGCTGCCCGGGGCGCGCAAGTCCACGCGCCAGGTGCAGGCCAGCTCCTCGCTCCTCTATGACGTCTTCCTCAAGTACGACCCGGACAACCTGCTGCTCGTCCAGGCCCGCCGCGAGGTGCTGGAGCAGCAGTTCGAGCAGGGCCGCCTGGGCCGCACCCTGGAGCGCCTGGAGAAGAGCCCCGTGGAGCTCGTCCACGTGCGCCGGCCCACGCCCCTGGGCTTCCCGCTCGTCGTCGAGCGCATCAGCGCCAGCGTCTCCAACGAGTCCCTGCTGGAGCGGGTGGAGCGCCTGAAGGAGCGATGGACGCGAGAAGATGCCAGGTCCGCGTAG
- a CDS encoding ATP-dependent DNA ligase: protein MRRLADLYDTLDQTTSTNAKVDALARYFKEAPPEDAAWALYFLTGQKLKRLLTTKLLVGWTQELTGIPGWLFEEVYASVGDLAEVIALLLDALERPAAPEELPLSVWLEQRLLPLRNLDAAEQRERVVSWWRSMPRRELFLLNKMLTGELRVGVSSTLVVRAVAQVAGLPPPSVAHRLMGTWTPTPGFFKQLVSPDVSDAHRSQPYPFYLASPLEQPPEALGDRADWLVEWKWDGIRGQLIRRQGGVYLWSRGEELITERFPEITEAAAALPEGTVLDGEVLAYEDGKPLPFALLQRRIGRQKLTPRVLAEAPAAFIVYDLLELEGKDLRELPLRERRAKLEALLKDRPRFPISPAVRAETWEELAHVRREARERNVEGFMIKRLDSAYLTGRKRGDWWKWKIDPFTVDAVLLYAHPGHGRRSSLYTDYTFAVWNGTELQPVTKAYSGLTDEEIGRLDRWIRAHTKEKYGPVRSVEPEQVFELHFEGIQASPRHKSGVALRFPRIARWRTDKKPQDADTLDTLKELLHAPH from the coding sequence GCTGGCGCGCTACTTCAAGGAGGCGCCCCCCGAGGACGCGGCGTGGGCGCTGTACTTCCTCACGGGCCAGAAGCTGAAGCGGCTGCTCACCACGAAGCTGCTGGTGGGCTGGACGCAGGAGCTGACGGGCATCCCCGGCTGGCTCTTCGAGGAGGTCTACGCCTCGGTGGGCGACCTCGCGGAGGTGATTGCCCTGCTGCTGGACGCCCTCGAGCGCCCGGCCGCGCCCGAGGAGCTGCCGCTGTCCGTCTGGCTGGAGCAGCGCCTGCTGCCCCTGCGCAACCTGGACGCCGCCGAGCAGCGGGAGCGGGTGGTGTCCTGGTGGAGGAGCATGCCCCGCCGCGAGCTGTTCCTGCTCAACAAGATGCTCACCGGGGAGCTGCGCGTGGGCGTGTCCTCCACGCTGGTGGTGCGCGCGGTGGCGCAGGTGGCGGGGCTGCCACCGCCCAGCGTGGCGCACCGGCTGATGGGGACGTGGACGCCGACTCCGGGCTTCTTCAAGCAGCTGGTATCGCCGGATGTGTCGGATGCGCACCGCTCGCAGCCCTACCCCTTCTACCTGGCCTCGCCGCTGGAGCAGCCGCCGGAGGCGCTGGGCGACCGCGCGGACTGGCTGGTGGAGTGGAAGTGGGACGGCATCCGCGGGCAGCTCATCCGCCGTCAGGGCGGTGTGTACCTGTGGAGCCGGGGCGAGGAGCTCATCACCGAGCGCTTCCCCGAAATCACGGAGGCCGCGGCGGCCCTGCCCGAGGGCACGGTGCTGGATGGTGAGGTGCTGGCGTACGAGGACGGCAAGCCGCTGCCCTTCGCGCTGCTCCAGCGCCGCATCGGCCGGCAGAAGCTGACGCCCAGGGTGCTGGCGGAGGCTCCGGCCGCGTTCATCGTCTATGACCTGCTGGAGCTGGAGGGGAAGGACCTGCGCGAGCTGCCGCTGCGCGAGCGGCGCGCGAAGCTGGAGGCGCTGCTGAAGGACCGGCCCCGCTTCCCCATCTCCCCCGCGGTGCGCGCGGAGACGTGGGAGGAGCTGGCGCACGTGCGCCGTGAAGCCCGTGAGCGCAACGTCGAGGGCTTCATGATCAAGCGCCTCGACTCGGCGTACCTCACGGGCCGCAAGCGGGGCGACTGGTGGAAGTGGAAGATAGACCCCTTCACCGTGGACGCGGTGCTGCTCTATGCGCACCCGGGCCACGGCCGGCGCTCGTCGCTGTACACCGACTACACCTTCGCCGTGTGGAACGGCACGGAGCTGCAGCCCGTGACGAAGGCGTACTCCGGCCTCACGGACGAGGAGATTGGCCGGTTGGACCGGTGGATTCGCGCGCACACGAAGGAGAAGTACGGGCCGGTGCGCTCGGTGGAGCCGGAGCAGGTCTTCGAGCTGCACTTCGAGGGCATCCAGGCCTCACCGCGCCACAAGTCGGGTGTGGCGCTGCGCTTCCCCCGCATCGCCCGCTGGCGCACGGACAAGAAGCCCCAGGACGCGGACACGCTGGACACGCTGAAGGAGCTGCTCCATGCCCCCCACTAG
- the nrfD gene encoding NrfD/PsrC family molybdoenzyme membrane anchor subunit produces the protein MAQTAITAPLDPLEPRHLVAPHHDDASLNETLLDHVWRKPGKGWFMLFGMTLSALGLLVIGVTYTLARGIGVWGNNQPVGWAFDIINFVWWVGIGHAGTLISAILLLFQQKWRTSINRFAEAMTLFAVMCAGLFPLLHTGRPWFAFWLFPYPSTLGAWPQFRSPLVWDVFAISTYLTVSALFWFVGLIPDLAALRDSSKTKAQRVIYGLFALGWRGSGRHWHNYKIAYLLLAGLSTPLVVSVHTIVSFDFAVSLLPGWHATIFPPYFVAGAVFSGFAMVITLIVPARKYLGLRDVITDRHLENMNKVILATGLIVSYGYMMEHFIAWYSQNQYELWTFYVNRATGPYAGVYWLMIACNVITPNIFWFRKCRTSIPIMWVASIMVNIGMWCERFIIIVTSLSQDFLPSSWGIYAPTWVDWSIYIGTLGLFGTLFLLFLKFVPAVAVSEVKELQLELKHAAAHNGHDTHGAH, from the coding sequence ATGGCCCAGACCGCAATCACCGCTCCGCTCGACCCGCTCGAGCCGCGGCACCTCGTCGCGCCGCACCACGACGATGCGTCGCTCAACGAGACGCTCCTGGACCACGTCTGGCGCAAGCCGGGCAAGGGCTGGTTCATGCTCTTCGGCATGACGCTCAGCGCCCTGGGCCTGCTCGTCATCGGCGTCACCTACACGCTGGCGCGCGGCATCGGCGTGTGGGGCAACAACCAGCCGGTGGGCTGGGCCTTCGACATCATCAACTTCGTCTGGTGGGTCGGTATCGGCCACGCCGGTACGCTCATCTCCGCCATCCTCCTGCTCTTCCAGCAGAAGTGGCGCACGAGCATCAACCGCTTCGCGGAGGCCATGACGCTGTTCGCCGTCATGTGCGCCGGCCTCTTCCCGCTGCTGCACACGGGCCGGCCCTGGTTCGCCTTCTGGCTGTTCCCCTACCCCTCCACCCTGGGCGCGTGGCCGCAGTTCCGCTCCCCGCTGGTGTGGGACGTGTTCGCCATCTCCACGTACCTCACGGTGTCCGCGCTGTTCTGGTTCGTGGGCCTCATCCCGGACCTGGCGGCGCTGCGTGACTCGTCCAAGACGAAGGCGCAGCGGGTCATCTACGGCCTGTTCGCGCTCGGCTGGCGCGGCTCCGGGCGGCACTGGCACAACTACAAGATTGCGTACCTGCTGCTGGCCGGCCTCTCCACGCCGCTGGTGGTGTCGGTGCACACCATCGTTTCCTTCGACTTCGCCGTCTCGCTGCTGCCCGGCTGGCACGCCACCATCTTCCCGCCCTACTTCGTGGCGGGCGCCGTGTTCAGCGGCTTCGCGATGGTGATTACGCTCATCGTCCCCGCGCGCAAGTACCTGGGTCTGCGGGACGTGATTACGGACCGGCACCTGGAGAACATGAACAAGGTCATCCTCGCGACGGGCCTCATCGTGTCCTACGGGTACATGATGGAGCACTTCATCGCCTGGTACTCGCAGAACCAGTACGAGCTCTGGACCTTCTACGTGAACCGCGCCACCGGCCCCTACGCCGGGGTGTACTGGCTGATGATTGCCTGCAACGTCATCACCCCGAACATCTTCTGGTTCCGGAAGTGCCGCACCAGCATCCCCATCATGTGGGTGGCCTCCATCATGGTGAACATCGGCATGTGGTGTGAGCGGTTCATCATCATCGTCACGTCGCTCAGCCAGGACTTCCTCCCCTCGTCGTGGGGCATCTACGCGCCCACCTGGGTGGACTGGTCCATCTACATCGGCACGCTGGGCCTGTTCGGCACGCTGTTCCTCCTCTTCCTGAAGTTCGTGCCCGCGGTCGCGGTGAGCGAAGTGAAGGAGCTGCAGCTGGAGCTCAAGCACGCCGCCGCCCACAACGGCCACGACACCCACGGAGCGCACTAG
- a CDS encoding cytochrome c3 family protein, giving the protein MSGPLFPRWTNTVSRLSAAALLAVPAIGLGGLMAYVRSPYVTGQQMPIEQPIEFDHRHHAGDEQIDCRYCHWTVEEAPSAGIPSTTVCMSCHAQVWNKSPYLVEVRKAFFADQPIPWVRVHNLPDFVYFNHAIHVNKGVGCATCHGRIDQMAAVEQAAPLTMAWCLECHRNPEPNLRPAEFITSMTWTPPTDKAEAAALGQKLAAEYDVHSRTSCSTCHR; this is encoded by the coding sequence ATGAGCGGCCCTCTCTTCCCACGCTGGACGAACACGGTGTCGCGGCTGTCCGCCGCGGCGCTCCTCGCCGTGCCCGCCATCGGCCTTGGCGGCCTCATGGCCTACGTGCGCTCCCCGTACGTCACCGGGCAGCAGATGCCCATCGAACAGCCCATCGAGTTCGACCACCGGCACCACGCGGGTGACGAGCAGATCGACTGTCGGTACTGCCACTGGACGGTGGAGGAGGCGCCCTCGGCGGGCATCCCTTCCACCACGGTGTGCATGTCCTGCCACGCGCAGGTGTGGAACAAGAGCCCGTACCTCGTCGAGGTGCGCAAGGCCTTCTTCGCCGACCAGCCCATTCCCTGGGTCCGCGTCCACAACCTGCCCGACTTCGTCTACTTCAACCACGCCATCCACGTGAACAAGGGCGTGGGCTGCGCCACCTGCCACGGCCGCATCGACCAGATGGCCGCCGTGGAGCAGGCCGCGCCGCTGACCATGGCCTGGTGCCTGGAGTGCCACCGCAACCCCGAGCCCAACCTGCGTCCGGCCGAGTTCATCACCTCGATGACCTGGACGCCGCCGACGGACAAGGCCGAGGCCGCAGCGCTCGGCCAGAAGCTGGCGGCTGAGTACGACGTCCACTCTCGCACGAGCTGCTCCACATGCCACCGATGA
- a CDS encoding TAT-variant-translocated molybdopterin oxidoreductase codes for MNTKRDGTPSQETASFALPVVSDRPAPSATPDAVGEAFEHAAANASAAEPGYGRTYWRSLEEKLAAPEYLEETRPEFPVGADLAPTGFVRREFMQLLGASLALAGATACSTRPQDERILPYTKTPPEVAPGNPLHYASGMTLAGHTSGLLITAREGRPIKIEGNPDHPVNKGAAGPWEQAYLLSLYDPSRARVLRQGKTPRALRMLSEDVATLVNKAAAADGGSRLRFLGEPANSPLMGDLRNRILKKLPNARFYSYTAQTQDAASEATRALFGGQAVSATYNFTNADVILSLDADFLESRPTNLTHALQFANRRDPKNGPLNRLYVAEARFSITGGMADHRLRVKSQEVLAVAAAVAQAIGGPAAALAGAAAGKAQLRADLNTWVQAVVADLRAARPGRTLVVAGERQPAAVHALAHALNAALGNVGTGETAPVRYVQAPVAEATGLSQVRALVEDIKGGRVDTLVITTWNPLYTLPADAGLAELLNPATNPNRAKLSVLYTGLYEDETSQYVDWFVPAAHPLETWSDGRAVDGTVSIAQPLIQPLFNGVPESELLALFLDEPHRPAYQLLREYWQGRDPGAQGDFEARWESWVAAGVVQGTASADVTGAPDFAAATALVTGYTPPQAGELELNFVHDYKLFDGRFANNAWLQELPDPITKMVWDNAALLSPATATKWKLEPGSLAELSYNGQKLTVPVWVTPGLADDTVTVALGYGRNGLHEQVAKGVGFNANTLRRTAAPWFDGGATLTPAKGSHKFSLTQTHWRMEGRPLALDMPIAELNAPSVPTQHTLHRVKGELKQGIHDNLPDFDYSKGYKWGMAIDLSRCTGCSACVVACQAENNIPVVGKEQVARSREMQWLRIDRYFEGPESDPKMVMQPVMCVHCEKAPCEYVCPVNATVHSDEGLNDMVYNRCVGTRYCSNNCPYKVRRFNYLHYTSGKTATEKMVMNPDVTVRNRGVMEKCTYCVQRIERVRISARVEKRLIDEKELLTACQQTCPTQAIVFGSLNDKQQRVSQLHEDPRAYKLLHELGTRPRTAHLIRVRNPNPALEPAKSAAATEGSH; via the coding sequence ATGAACACGAAGCGCGACGGCACCCCGTCGCAGGAAACCGCCTCCTTCGCGCTCCCGGTCGTGTCGGACCGGCCCGCCCCGAGCGCCACGCCTGACGCCGTCGGTGAGGCGTTCGAGCACGCCGCCGCCAATGCCTCCGCCGCCGAGCCCGGCTATGGCCGGACCTACTGGCGCAGCCTCGAGGAGAAGCTCGCCGCCCCCGAGTACCTCGAGGAGACGCGGCCGGAGTTCCCCGTCGGCGCGGACCTGGCCCCCACCGGCTTCGTGCGCCGCGAGTTCATGCAGCTCTTGGGCGCCTCGCTGGCCCTGGCCGGCGCCACGGCGTGCAGCACCCGTCCCCAGGACGAGCGCATCCTGCCGTACACCAAGACGCCGCCCGAGGTCGCCCCGGGCAACCCGCTGCACTACGCGTCCGGCATGACGCTGGCCGGCCACACCTCCGGCCTGCTCATCACCGCCCGCGAGGGTCGCCCCATCAAGATCGAGGGCAACCCGGACCACCCCGTCAACAAGGGTGCCGCCGGTCCCTGGGAGCAGGCGTACCTCCTGTCCCTCTATGACCCGAGCCGCGCCCGCGTGCTCCGTCAGGGCAAGACGCCGCGCGCCCTGCGCATGCTGTCCGAGGACGTGGCCACGCTGGTGAACAAGGCCGCCGCCGCCGACGGTGGCTCGCGCCTGCGCTTCCTGGGCGAGCCCGCCAACTCGCCGCTGATGGGCGACCTGCGCAACCGCATCCTCAAGAAGCTGCCCAACGCGCGCTTCTACAGCTACACGGCGCAGACGCAGGACGCCGCCTCCGAGGCCACCCGCGCCCTGTTCGGCGGCCAGGCCGTCTCCGCGACGTACAACTTCACCAACGCGGACGTCATCCTGTCGCTGGACGCGGACTTCCTCGAGAGCCGCCCGACCAACCTGACCCACGCGCTCCAGTTCGCCAACCGGCGCGACCCGAAGAACGGCCCCCTCAACCGCCTCTACGTGGCGGAGGCCCGCTTCTCCATCACCGGCGGCATGGCGGACCACCGCCTGCGCGTGAAGTCGCAGGAAGTGCTGGCCGTCGCCGCCGCGGTGGCGCAGGCCATCGGCGGTCCCGCCGCGGCCCTGGCCGGCGCGGCCGCTGGCAAGGCCCAGCTGCGCGCCGACCTCAACACGTGGGTGCAGGCGGTGGTCGCCGACCTGCGCGCCGCGCGTCCCGGCCGCACCCTGGTGGTCGCCGGTGAGCGGCAGCCCGCCGCGGTGCACGCCCTGGCGCATGCCCTCAACGCCGCGCTCGGCAACGTGGGCACCGGCGAGACGGCCCCCGTGCGCTACGTGCAGGCCCCCGTCGCGGAAGCCACCGGCCTGAGCCAGGTGCGCGCGCTGGTGGAGGACATCAAGGGTGGCCGCGTGGACACGCTGGTCATCACCACGTGGAACCCGCTCTACACCCTGCCCGCCGACGCGGGCCTGGCGGAGCTGCTCAACCCGGCCACCAACCCCAACCGCGCGAAGCTCTCCGTGCTCTACACGGGGCTCTACGAGGACGAGACCAGCCAGTACGTGGACTGGTTCGTCCCCGCGGCGCACCCGCTGGAGACGTGGAGCGACGGCCGCGCGGTGGACGGCACGGTGTCCATCGCCCAGCCGCTCATCCAGCCGCTCTTCAACGGCGTGCCGGAGTCCGAGCTGCTGGCGCTCTTCCTGGACGAGCCCCACCGCCCCGCCTACCAACTGCTGCGCGAGTACTGGCAGGGCCGGGACCCCGGCGCCCAGGGCGACTTCGAGGCCCGCTGGGAGTCGTGGGTGGCCGCCGGTGTCGTGCAGGGCACCGCCAGCGCGGACGTGACGGGCGCGCCGGACTTCGCCGCCGCCACCGCCCTGGTGACGGGCTACACGCCCCCGCAGGCCGGTGAGCTGGAGCTGAACTTCGTCCACGACTACAAGCTCTTCGACGGCCGCTTCGCGAACAACGCCTGGCTGCAGGAGCTGCCGGACCCCATCACCAAGATGGTCTGGGACAACGCCGCCCTGCTGAGCCCCGCCACCGCGACGAAGTGGAAGCTGGAGCCGGGCAGCCTGGCGGAGCTGAGCTACAACGGCCAGAAGCTGACGGTGCCCGTGTGGGTGACGCCGGGCCTGGCGGACGACACCGTGACGGTGGCGCTGGGCTACGGCCGCAACGGCCTGCACGAGCAGGTGGCCAAGGGCGTGGGCTTCAACGCCAACACCCTGCGCCGCACGGCCGCTCCCTGGTTCGACGGCGGCGCCACGCTCACCCCGGCGAAGGGCAGCCACAAGTTCAGCCTCACCCAGACGCACTGGCGCATGGAAGGCCGCCCGCTCGCGCTGGACATGCCCATCGCCGAGCTGAACGCACCCTCCGTGCCGACGCAGCACACGCTCCACCGCGTCAAGGGCGAGCTGAAGCAGGGCATCCACGACAACCTGCCCGACTTCGACTACAGCAAGGGCTACAAGTGGGGCATGGCCATCGACCTGTCCCGCTGCACGGGCTGCAGCGCGTGCGTGGTGGCCTGCCAGGCGGAGAACAACATCCCCGTCGTGGGCAAGGAGCAGGTGGCCCGCAGCCGTGAGATGCAGTGGCTGCGCATCGACCGCTACTTCGAGGGCCCCGAGAGCGACCCGAAGATGGTCATGCAGCCCGTCATGTGCGTGCACTGCGAGAAGGCCCCCTGCGAGTACGTGTGCCCGGTGAATGCCACCGTGCACTCGGACGAGGGCCTGAACGACATGGTGTACAACCGCTGCGTCGGCACCCGGTACTGCTCCAACAACTGCCCGTACAAGGTCCGCCGCTTCAACTACCTGCACTACACGTCGGGCAAGACGGCCACCGAGAAGATGGTGATGAACCCGGACGTCACGGTGCGCAACCGCGGCGTCATGGAGAAGTGCACGTACTGCGTCCAGCGCATCGAGCGCGTGCGCATCAGCGCCCGCGTGGAGAAGCGCCTCATCGACGAGAAGGAGCTGCTGACCGCGTGCCAGCAGACCTGCCCCACGCAGGCCATCGTCTTCGGCTCCCTCAACGACAAGCAGCAGCGGGTGTCCCAGCTCCACGAGGACCCGCGCGCCTACAAGCTGCTGCACGAGCTGGGCACCCGCCCCCGCACCGCGCACCTCATCCGCGTCCGCAACCCCAACCCCGCCCTCGAGCCCGCGAAGTCCGCCGCGGCGACCGAAGGGAGCCACTAG